Proteins co-encoded in one Sporosarcina sp. FSL K6-1522 genomic window:
- a CDS encoding penicillin-binding protein: MLLVYGGLFFLLFGRILFIQATGQAEGKTMASLAEAKYAREAILKADRGQILDRNGETIASDTLSYRLIAVLSEKATAGSKVPRHVIDYEKTAEVLAEYIPLEKEQILSNLTNARDGEKYQVEFGKAGRDISHETVQAIREKELPGILFVEDTKRFYPNGVFASHLIGFSMKEEDSEKNISTVGKMGLEKTYNKELSGVDGKVNFQSDRWGFILPKSEKAIVPAKDGDEIQLTIDKTIQNFVEDAMTKVQKKYSPKKMLVVVANPKTGEILAMSQRPTFHPATREGLTDSWLNEAIEETFEPGSTVKMFTVAAAMEEKKWDPNAYFTSGRYKIYDQVIRDVKRDGWGTISYLEGFQRSSNVSMAYLLERMGDKKFIEHYRSFGFGEKVGIDLPNEAAGVVLDEFPAERLTTSYGQGSTVTAIQMIQAATAIANNGVMKKPYVIDKITNPNTGKVIEDHQPEDAGRPISADTAKKVRELLASTVTSEKGTGQPFALNGYTVGGKTGTAEIPNPSGGGYLRGNGNYLYSFLGMAPVEDPQLLTYVLVQQPKLQEGASGSDPVAELFTSIMESSLKYLNIVPSGDEAVEAIVLQDYVGGSSTSAAEQLQRDGFRPEIIGEGGTIVSQYPQKGTKLAEGSVVLLQTEGPTTLPDFTGWSKKMVLSFKLLSGLDLRISGDGYVTEQSLSQGTLIGPDEPVVIQLKAPSEIYKPVEEKLEEESIVGG; encoded by the coding sequence ATGCTTTTAGTTTATGGAGGGCTCTTTTTCCTATTGTTTGGAAGAATTCTATTTATTCAGGCGACGGGGCAGGCAGAAGGGAAAACGATGGCTTCTCTAGCAGAAGCGAAATATGCAAGAGAAGCAATATTGAAAGCCGATCGTGGACAAATCCTGGATCGTAATGGTGAAACAATCGCTTCAGATACGTTAAGTTACCGCTTGATCGCCGTATTGAGTGAAAAAGCGACGGCTGGATCGAAGGTACCAAGACATGTAATAGACTACGAAAAAACAGCAGAAGTGCTTGCTGAATACATACCACTTGAAAAAGAACAGATCCTATCTAATCTTACAAATGCAAGAGATGGAGAGAAGTATCAGGTGGAGTTTGGTAAGGCGGGGCGTGATATTAGTCACGAAACTGTGCAGGCGATTCGGGAAAAAGAGTTGCCGGGTATTCTCTTTGTTGAAGATACTAAGCGGTTCTATCCGAATGGGGTCTTTGCTTCCCATCTGATTGGCTTTTCGATGAAGGAAGAAGACAGCGAAAAAAATATTTCCACAGTCGGAAAAATGGGTCTTGAAAAAACCTATAACAAAGAGTTAAGTGGCGTAGATGGTAAAGTCAATTTCCAGTCTGATAGATGGGGATTTATTCTACCGAAATCAGAAAAAGCGATTGTTCCTGCCAAAGATGGCGATGAGATTCAACTTACTATCGATAAAACGATTCAAAACTTCGTCGAAGATGCAATGACGAAGGTTCAAAAAAAATATTCACCTAAAAAAATGCTTGTCGTCGTGGCAAATCCTAAAACAGGTGAAATATTGGCGATGAGCCAGCGCCCGACATTCCATCCAGCAACACGTGAAGGGTTAACGGATAGCTGGTTGAATGAGGCGATTGAAGAGACATTCGAACCGGGTTCAACCGTGAAGATGTTTACGGTAGCTGCTGCGATGGAGGAAAAGAAGTGGGATCCTAATGCGTATTTTACATCGGGTCGATATAAGATTTATGACCAAGTCATTCGGGATGTCAAGCGGGATGGTTGGGGAACGATTTCGTACCTGGAAGGATTTCAACGGTCTTCCAACGTTTCTATGGCTTATTTGCTAGAACGGATGGGTGATAAAAAATTCATCGAACATTATCGTTCATTTGGCTTTGGTGAAAAGGTTGGCATTGATTTACCAAATGAGGCGGCAGGGGTTGTACTCGATGAGTTTCCAGCTGAACGCTTAACGACTTCATATGGACAAGGGTCTACGGTAACCGCAATTCAGATGATTCAGGCTGCAACAGCGATTGCCAATAATGGGGTTATGAAAAAACCGTATGTCATTGATAAGATTACCAATCCGAACACCGGAAAAGTGATAGAAGACCATCAACCAGAAGATGCTGGACGTCCAATTTCAGCAGATACAGCAAAGAAAGTCCGAGAACTTCTTGCGTCGACTGTGACGTCGGAAAAAGGGACCGGGCAGCCGTTTGCCCTCAATGGTTACACGGTTGGCGGAAAGACGGGGACTGCTGAGATCCCTAACCCATCTGGGGGTGGGTATTTAAGAGGCAATGGGAACTACTTGTATTCGTTCTTAGGGATGGCACCTGTAGAGGATCCACAGCTACTGACATATGTGCTTGTGCAACAGCCTAAACTGCAAGAAGGAGCAAGTGGTTCGGATCCAGTTGCTGAGCTTTTCACCTCAATTATGGAAAGTAGTTTGAAGTACTTAAACATCGTGCCAAGTGGAGATGAAGCAGTAGAAGCAATCGTCCTTCAGGATTATGTTGGAGGGAGTTCAACGAGTGCTGCAGAGCAATTGCAACGAGATGGTTTCCGACCAGAAATAATTGGTGAGGGCGGTACAATCGTTAGTCAATATCCACAAAAAGGAACGAAACTTGCAGAAGGCTCAGTCGTCTTATTACAAACAGAGGGTCCGACGACATTACCTGATTTTACGGGATGGTCGAAAAAAATGGTACTTTCCTTTAAACTATTATCGGGGCTTGATTTACGCATCAGTGGTGATGGTTATGTCACGGAACAAAGCCTGTCACAAGGTACTTTGATAGGTCCTGATGAACCCGTAGTTATTCAATTGAAAGCACCCTCTGAAATTTATAAACCGGTAGAAGAGAAGCTGGAAGAAGAAAGTATTGTCGGTGGCTAA
- the ftsL gene encoding cell division protein FtsL, producing the protein MALEQKQFQTSYVRELETPEVPKKQTQIRPSRKVFSVGEKFLFVLFSTILVIFSTMILHTQAQINETNRDVQLISKEIDETAKQNTELSIQVSEKSRYERIWEKAKELGLNLNENNVKVVPGR; encoded by the coding sequence ATGGCGTTAGAGCAGAAACAATTTCAAACATCGTATGTTCGCGAACTTGAAACACCTGAAGTACCGAAAAAACAGACACAAATTCGTCCTTCTCGGAAAGTGTTTTCAGTTGGAGAGAAGTTCCTGTTTGTGCTGTTTTCAACAATCCTTGTTATTTTCTCAACAATGATTCTCCATACACAAGCCCAAATCAATGAAACGAACAGGGATGTGCAGTTGATCAGCAAGGAAATTGACGAAACAGCAAAACAAAATACGGAACTGTCCATCCAAGTAAGTGAAAAATCCAGATATGAACGCATTTGGGAAAAAGCGAAGGAGCTTGGCTTGAATCTGAACGAGAACAATGTAAAGGTCGTGCCTGGACGATGA
- the rsmH gene encoding 16S rRNA (cytosine(1402)-N(4))-methyltransferase RsmH: protein MFNHTTVLLHEAVEGLAIKDDGVYVDCTLGGAGHSKEIAKQLSPEGRLVCFDQDMTAIEVAKERLKDYLPQVTFIHSNFRNLKSELEKIGITAVDGILYDLGVSSPQLDTPERGFSYNHDAPLDMRMNKDASLTAYEVVNEWSYEDLVRIFFRYGEEKFSKGIARKIEAARELEPIHTTAELAELIKSGIPAAARRTGGHPAKRVFQAIRIAVNDELGAAEDSLTDALTMLKPGGRISVITFHSLEDRLCKTIFKEASSLPDLPPNLPVIPEGMEPILKLVTRKPIIPGDKEIAENKRARSAKLRIAEKK, encoded by the coding sequence ATGTTCAACCATACAACAGTCTTACTTCACGAAGCCGTCGAAGGATTGGCTATAAAAGACGATGGAGTTTATGTCGATTGTACGCTCGGAGGAGCAGGGCACAGTAAGGAGATAGCCAAACAACTATCGCCTGAAGGCAGATTGGTTTGTTTTGACCAGGATATGACAGCGATTGAAGTCGCGAAAGAAAGATTGAAGGACTATTTACCGCAAGTGACGTTTATCCATTCAAATTTCCGAAACTTGAAATCAGAGTTGGAGAAGATAGGGATTACGGCTGTCGATGGTATTCTGTATGACCTTGGCGTTTCATCACCCCAGTTAGATACACCGGAACGTGGTTTTAGTTACAACCATGATGCCCCGCTTGATATGCGCATGAATAAGGATGCTTCGTTAACAGCATATGAAGTCGTCAATGAATGGTCATATGAAGACCTTGTACGCATCTTTTTCCGCTATGGTGAAGAGAAATTCTCAAAAGGTATTGCACGAAAAATCGAGGCAGCACGAGAGCTAGAGCCGATACACACAACCGCAGAACTTGCGGAGCTAATCAAATCTGGGATTCCTGCGGCCGCAAGACGGACTGGTGGACATCCAGCGAAAAGAGTATTCCAAGCGATTCGTATTGCAGTAAATGATGAGCTTGGCGCAGCCGAAGATTCGCTAACGGATGCTTTGACTATGTTAAAACCAGGTGGACGCATTAGTGTCATTACGTTCCATTCACTTGAAGATCGTTTGTGTAAAACCATTTTTAAAGAGGCGTCATCTTTGCCAGATTTACCACCCAATTTACCGGTCATCCCTGAGGGCATGGAACCCATTTTAAAACTGGTGACAAGAAAACCGATTATTCCCGGAGATAAAGAGATAGCGGAGAATAAGCGGGCAAGATCAGCAAAATTGAGAATCGCTGAGAAAAAGTAA
- the mraZ gene encoding division/cell wall cluster transcriptional repressor MraZ has translation MFMGEYQHTIDTKGRLIVPSKFREHLGDGFVLTRGLDNCLFGYPMDEWKRLEEKLKALPVTKKDARAFTRFFFSGATEVELDKQGRINIPSSLLHYAKVEKDCVVLGVSGRIEIWSKALWESYYEESEQSFNEIAENIIDFDF, from the coding sequence ATGTTCATGGGTGAATATCAGCATACTATCGATACAAAAGGCCGCCTAATTGTTCCGTCAAAATTTCGGGAGCATCTTGGGGATGGCTTCGTATTAACCCGTGGATTAGATAATTGCCTCTTCGGTTACCCGATGGATGAGTGGAAACGTCTTGAGGAGAAGCTCAAAGCGTTACCTGTGACGAAAAAAGATGCGCGTGCATTTACTCGCTTTTTCTTTTCAGGAGCAACAGAAGTTGAATTGGACAAGCAAGGGCGCATTAATATTCCCTCATCATTGCTTCACTATGCGAAAGTTGAAAAGGATTGTGTCGTACTTGGTGTTTCGGGTCGTATCGAAATTTGGTCCAAAGCACTCTGGGAAAGTTACTATGAGGAGTCCGAACAATCGTTCAACGAAATCGCGGAGAATATTATTGATTTTGATTTTTAA
- the bshC gene encoding bacillithiol biosynthesis cysteine-adding enzyme BshC, with the protein MKLDNLALQGNNKVMQAYNNDKAFLHTFFDYENQAAAYTERLHELSGRTFKSRQLAETIRLFMEPFGLSEMADRHIRELAEGAVTVVGGQQAGILTGPLYSVHKAITVILLAEQQQKALGVPVVPVFWIAGEDHDLNEINHVYTETAGHAVKKQYREKFVLKLMASDATYDKEQMAAFVKEIFSRFGETAHTKVLLEGVLHAVEQEETFTRFFVRLMNGLFQEQGLLFIDSAFKPLRELETAYFTRMIEESAQLAEKICQKEALFAEQGFGTPIGAELDAANLFYVHETGRVLLSRKNDEFVNDSAGIRLSKAEILRVAVEQPWLLSNNVATRPIMQDLVFPVLAFVGGPGEITYWAVLKEAFHHLGLKMPIIAPRLSITLVTSQVQHALTSQSLTVEAVMTGEAVAAREQFIDGLRDERFQAAIEETETVLHTQYEKMAELVESQGAMMQALLQKNLLFHTKQLDYVKGKAEEAVLIQHDKALRTFSLLEGELFPDGSLQERLYTPYAYLNQYGPSLIKELLKLPFEMDGTHKVVKL; encoded by the coding sequence ATGAAATTGGATAATCTGGCATTACAAGGGAATAACAAAGTGATGCAAGCATATAACAACGACAAAGCATTTTTACATACGTTTTTTGATTATGAAAATCAAGCTGCTGCCTATACAGAGCGGTTGCATGAGTTGAGCGGTCGAACGTTTAAAAGCCGTCAGCTTGCGGAAACGATTCGCCTATTTATGGAGCCATTTGGTTTATCGGAAATGGCTGATCGACATATTCGTGAATTAGCAGAAGGTGCAGTGACCGTTGTAGGTGGCCAGCAAGCAGGTATTTTGACGGGACCGTTATATTCTGTTCACAAAGCCATTACCGTTATTCTTCTTGCGGAGCAGCAGCAAAAAGCGCTCGGTGTGCCTGTTGTACCTGTATTTTGGATAGCAGGAGAAGACCATGATTTGAATGAAATCAATCATGTTTATACAGAAACGGCGGGTCATGCCGTTAAAAAACAATACCGAGAGAAATTTGTACTTAAGCTCATGGCGTCGGATGCTACGTATGATAAAGAGCAGATGGCGGCGTTTGTAAAAGAAATCTTCAGTAGGTTTGGTGAGACAGCGCATACGAAGGTGTTATTAGAAGGTGTGCTTCATGCAGTAGAGCAGGAAGAAACCTTTACGCGATTTTTTGTCCGGTTGATGAACGGTCTTTTCCAAGAACAAGGATTATTATTTATTGACTCTGCGTTTAAACCATTGCGCGAACTGGAAACGGCTTATTTTACACGAATGATTGAAGAGTCAGCGCAATTGGCAGAGAAGATTTGTCAGAAGGAAGCATTATTTGCCGAGCAAGGATTTGGTACGCCAATCGGGGCCGAGTTAGATGCAGCTAACTTGTTTTATGTGCATGAAACAGGGCGTGTTCTGCTGTCACGAAAAAATGATGAATTCGTGAATGACAGTGCAGGTATTCGATTATCGAAGGCAGAGATACTGCGTGTTGCAGTAGAGCAGCCATGGCTATTAAGTAATAACGTGGCGACGAGACCAATTATGCAGGATTTGGTGTTCCCAGTGCTTGCTTTCGTTGGTGGACCCGGCGAGATTACTTACTGGGCTGTGTTGAAAGAGGCGTTTCATCATCTAGGCTTGAAAATGCCAATCATTGCACCAAGGCTTTCAATCACACTCGTGACATCGCAAGTGCAGCATGCGTTAACGAGCCAATCCCTTACGGTGGAAGCGGTTATGACTGGTGAAGCAGTTGCGGCACGTGAGCAATTTATTGATGGATTGCGCGATGAGCGTTTCCAGGCTGCGATTGAGGAAACAGAAACAGTTCTCCATACGCAATATGAAAAAATGGCAGAGCTCGTAGAATCACAAGGGGCAATGATGCAAGCGTTATTGCAAAAAAATCTTCTTTTCCATACGAAACAATTGGATTATGTAAAAGGAAAGGCGGAAGAAGCGGTGCTTATCCAACACGACAAAGCACTTCGCACATTCAGTTTACTAGAAGGGGAATTATTCCCGGATGGATCGTTGCAAGAACGTTTGTATACACCGTATGCTTACTTGAATCAGTACGGCCCTTCATTGATTAAGGAGCTGTTGAAATTACCGTTTGAAATGGATGGTACTCATAAAGTTGTTAAATTGTAA
- a CDS encoding DUF3397 domain-containing protein — MNGVISALIGIVIVCPFVVTLAFLIIRKKLGKSPASGIGLAVDVTTPLLFLAVYIISRTIVGEGVEVYVAGIALIIAIVYAVIERLKVKEFQILRLLRKIWRLYFLILLSAYFVLIGVGLVLKIIDYVT, encoded by the coding sequence ATGAACGGCGTAATTTCAGCGTTGATCGGCATCGTGATTGTGTGCCCATTTGTTGTGACGCTTGCTTTTCTGATCATTAGAAAAAAATTAGGGAAGTCGCCTGCATCGGGTATTGGTCTTGCGGTCGATGTAACGACGCCGTTACTGTTTCTTGCTGTGTACATTATTTCTCGAACGATTGTTGGAGAAGGCGTCGAGGTCTATGTAGCAGGGATTGCACTGATTATTGCGATTGTCTATGCTGTTATCGAGCGATTGAAAGTGAAGGAATTTCAGATACTGCGCTTACTGAGAAAGATTTGGCGTTTGTACTTTCTTATACTCTTGTCTGCCTATTTCGTGTTAATCGGCGTAGGGCTCGTGTTGAAAATCATTGACTATGTAACTTGA
- a CDS encoding 2-dehydropantoate 2-reductase: protein MEVVIAGAGSIGLLLGSFFAEAKMSVTFYVRRTEQAQQIQQDGIRRVNQDGTTSEFQAAATTHIRELPQKALWIVAVKYAGIRALLEDMERADMNNPTLFVQNGIGHLALVNDTALSNVAFATVEHGAQRMDDCTVKHNGVGMLTIAPARGNGHQFDAVEQLDSKNFPVSYHTNAEQILMRKVLINCMINPLTAILEVENGVLLTDAHCESLFTSLYDELIDAFSEMQAILPYEAVADVCRKTARNRSSMLADRLAGRPMEIETIVTAVRQKALYRGKSLPLLGTFEQLLYAMDRRDTAL from the coding sequence ATGGAAGTGGTTATTGCAGGAGCGGGATCAATTGGTTTATTGCTTGGCTCGTTTTTCGCTGAAGCGAAGATGAGCGTAACATTTTACGTCAGAAGGACAGAACAGGCACAACAGATTCAACAGGATGGTATCCGACGAGTGAATCAGGATGGGACAACAAGCGAGTTTCAGGCGGCTGCAACGACGCATATACGGGAGCTGCCACAAAAGGCGCTATGGATTGTAGCAGTCAAATATGCGGGGATACGTGCGTTGTTAGAAGACATGGAACGAGCGGACATGAATAATCCGACTTTGTTTGTCCAGAATGGCATCGGTCATCTTGCGTTAGTGAATGACACAGCGTTGTCTAATGTTGCATTTGCGACGGTTGAACATGGTGCGCAGCGGATGGATGATTGCACGGTGAAACATAATGGCGTTGGTATGTTAACGATTGCACCGGCACGAGGAAATGGCCATCAGTTTGATGCGGTTGAACAGCTTGATTCAAAAAACTTTCCGGTTAGTTATCATACGAATGCCGAACAGATTCTCATGCGAAAAGTACTCATTAATTGTATGATCAATCCGCTAACGGCGATTCTTGAAGTAGAGAACGGAGTGTTGTTAACAGACGCTCATTGTGAATCGTTGTTTACGTCGTTGTATGATGAACTCATCGATGCTTTTTCGGAGATGCAAGCCATCTTGCCTTATGAAGCTGTAGCGGACGTTTGTAGGAAGACTGCTCGCAATCGCTCTTCCATGTTAGCGGACCGTCTAGCGGGGCGTCCGATGGAGATTGAGACGATTGTGACGGCTGTTAGACAGAAGGCGCTGTATCGTGGTAAGTCATTACCGTTGTTGGGAACTTTTGAACAGTTATTATATGCGATGGACCGGAGGGATACTGCGCTATGA
- a CDS encoding acyl-CoA carboxylase subunit beta: MGRGIEMTTYNEKLEDRLQAIFAGGHAKYHEKLKEQNKLFVRDRLKLLFDEGNYTEDGRFANCEAGDLPADGVVTAMGKVNGQTVCVMANDSTVKAGSWGSRTVEKIIRIQEIAEKNRVPMLYLVDSAGARITDQLDMFPNRRGAGKIFHNQVRLSGFIPQICILFGPSAAGGAYIPAFCDTVIMVEGNASMYLGSPRMAEKVIGEKVTLEEMGGARMHCSVSGCGDVLAANEEEAIEEARRYLSYFPANFTEQPALKGALGAKEGRSLEEIIPENQNAPFDMYEAIDALVDEGSFFDIKKLFAPEIITGFARIEGQAVGIVANQPKVKGGVLFVDSSDKATKFINLCDAFSIPLLFLADVPGFMIGTKVERAGIIRHGAKLIMAMSSATVPKISVIVRKAYGAGLYAMSGPAFEPDVCIALPMAQIAVMGPEAAVNAVYSNKIEAIVDPKERLAFVQEKHQEYKEEIDIYKMASELIIDEIVAPSSLREVLADRFRFYSTKELPQPPRKHPVYPV, from the coding sequence ATGGGAAGGGGTATTGAAATGACAACATATAATGAAAAACTTGAGGATAGGCTACAAGCGATTTTTGCTGGCGGACATGCTAAATATCACGAGAAGTTGAAGGAACAGAACAAATTATTTGTACGGGATCGACTCAAACTTCTTTTTGACGAAGGAAATTACACAGAAGACGGGCGTTTTGCAAATTGTGAAGCGGGGGATTTACCGGCAGATGGTGTTGTCACGGCTATGGGGAAAGTCAATGGGCAGACAGTCTGTGTGATGGCGAATGATTCAACGGTGAAGGCGGGCTCTTGGGGGTCTCGCACGGTTGAAAAAATTATTCGTATTCAAGAAATCGCTGAGAAAAACCGTGTGCCGATGCTGTATCTTGTCGATTCGGCAGGCGCTCGCATTACAGATCAGTTGGACATGTTCCCGAATCGTCGTGGAGCGGGGAAGATATTCCATAATCAGGTGAGGTTGTCTGGTTTCATCCCCCAAATATGTATTCTGTTCGGTCCTTCGGCAGCAGGCGGTGCGTATATCCCGGCATTTTGCGATACAGTCATTATGGTGGAAGGCAATGCGTCGATGTATTTGGGTTCGCCGCGTATGGCGGAGAAAGTCATTGGAGAAAAAGTGACGCTGGAGGAAATGGGTGGCGCTCGTATGCATTGTTCAGTCAGCGGTTGTGGGGACGTGCTGGCGGCGAATGAGGAAGAAGCGATTGAAGAAGCGCGTCGTTACCTTAGCTACTTCCCGGCGAATTTTACGGAGCAACCTGCATTAAAGGGGGCTTTGGGAGCGAAAGAGGGACGTTCGCTTGAGGAGATTATTCCTGAAAACCAAAATGCGCCATTCGATATGTATGAAGCGATTGATGCGCTCGTTGACGAAGGTAGCTTCTTTGACATTAAGAAATTGTTTGCACCTGAAATCATTACTGGTTTTGCACGGATTGAAGGGCAAGCGGTAGGTATTGTAGCAAATCAGCCGAAAGTGAAGGGTGGCGTATTGTTCGTCGATTCGTCGGACAAGGCGACGAAATTCATTAATCTATGTGATGCATTTTCGATTCCACTGCTATTCCTCGCGGATGTACCAGGTTTTATGATTGGGACGAAAGTGGAGCGTGCAGGGATCATTCGTCACGGTGCGAAACTGATTATGGCGATGAGTTCGGCTACGGTGCCGAAAATTTCTGTTATTGTTCGCAAAGCCTATGGCGCTGGCTTGTACGCGATGTCGGGGCCCGCATTTGAGCCGGACGTGTGTATCGCATTGCCGATGGCGCAAATCGCAGTGATGGGGCCAGAAGCAGCCGTGAATGCCGTCTATTCAAACAAAATTGAAGCGATTGTAGATCCAAAAGAGCGTCTTGCTTTTGTGCAAGAGAAGCACCAGGAGTACAAGGAAGAAATCGATATTTACAAAATGGCATCTGAATTGATCATTGATGAAATTGTCGCGCCATCTAGCTTGCGTGAAGTGCTTGCAGATCGATTCCGTTTCTATAGCACGAAAGAACTTCCACAACCACCGAGAAAACATCCGGTTTATCCTGTATAA
- a CDS encoding biotin/lipoyl-containing protein: MTQVKSTMAGTVFTVNVAEGEEVTAGQVVIVLESMKMEIPVEAEVAGKVTSINVQVSDFVNEEDVLLTIEA, encoded by the coding sequence ATGACTCAAGTAAAATCAACGATGGCAGGAACAGTATTCACGGTGAATGTAGCAGAAGGGGAAGAGGTAACGGCGGGGCAAGTGGTCATTGTGCTGGAATCGATGAAGATGGAAATTCCAGTGGAAGCAGAAGTCGCTGGTAAAGTGACGTCTATCAATGTGCAAGTGAGTGACTTCGTCAACGAAGAAGACGTCTTATTGACAATCGAAGCTTAA
- a CDS encoding biotin carboxylase N-terminal domain-containing protein — protein sequence MDKILVANRGEIALRIIRTCQRLGIGTVAVYSEADSDMPFVKEADEAFLLGPAQVQQSYLQADVIIDIALQNGVDAIHPGYGLLSENAEFVRKVQQAGIAFIGPDADTIDQMGDKIGSRVTMQAAGVPVVPGTDEGIASLDEAVQAAQDIGYPVMLKASAGGGGIGMVRCEDEQALGQHFQSVKSRAKAYFGDDVVFLEKFIADARHIEVQVFGDHAGNVVHLFERNCSVQRRNQKVIEESPSPHLPQEAKDRLYQAAVDAAKAVAYKNAGTVEFIVDNNNDIYFLEMNTRLQVEHPVTEQVTGYDLVEWQIEVAKGNELPVKSQAAITSTGHAIEFRIYAEDPVKFMPSPGAITKLDWGDTTGVRIDSGYVEGGKVTPFYDPLISKVIVHAPTRSEAIERSKAFLSQVGVVGLKTNIPFFDKFLASEDFLAGDYSTAVLATWFEKQKGETIK from the coding sequence ATGGATAAAATATTAGTTGCGAATCGTGGGGAAATCGCACTTCGAATTATCAGGACTTGTCAGCGTCTTGGTATTGGAACAGTCGCCGTCTATTCGGAAGCAGATAGCGATATGCCGTTTGTGAAAGAGGCGGACGAGGCGTTTCTACTGGGACCTGCACAAGTGCAACAATCATATTTACAAGCGGACGTTATTATTGATATTGCGCTTCAAAACGGTGTTGATGCCATTCATCCTGGATATGGATTGCTATCGGAAAATGCAGAGTTTGTGCGAAAAGTTCAACAGGCCGGTATAGCGTTTATCGGGCCAGATGCAGATACCATTGACCAAATGGGCGATAAAATCGGTTCGCGGGTGACGATGCAAGCGGCAGGGGTGCCAGTTGTGCCTGGGACGGATGAGGGGATTGCTTCTTTGGATGAGGCGGTACAAGCAGCACAGGATATCGGTTATCCGGTTATGTTGAAGGCAAGTGCGGGTGGCGGAGGAATTGGCATGGTGCGTTGCGAAGATGAGCAAGCGCTCGGTCAACACTTTCAATCTGTCAAAAGCCGTGCGAAAGCGTATTTTGGGGATGATGTCGTCTTCCTTGAAAAATTTATTGCGGATGCACGCCATATCGAAGTACAGGTTTTTGGAGATCATGCCGGCAACGTCGTGCATCTATTTGAACGTAATTGCTCCGTCCAACGGCGCAATCAAAAAGTAATTGAAGAATCACCGTCACCGCATTTACCACAAGAAGCGAAGGATCGTTTGTATCAGGCAGCAGTCGATGCGGCAAAAGCTGTTGCTTATAAAAATGCGGGAACTGTTGAATTTATCGTTGATAACAACAATGACATTTACTTTTTGGAAATGAATACGAGGTTACAAGTCGAGCATCCGGTGACGGAGCAAGTAACGGGATACGATCTTGTTGAATGGCAAATTGAAGTAGCCAAGGGGAATGAACTCCCAGTGAAAAGTCAGGCTGCAATCACGTCGACTGGCCATGCCATTGAATTCCGTATTTACGCAGAGGATCCAGTCAAATTTATGCCTTCGCCGGGAGCGATTACGAAACTGGATTGGGGAGATACGACGGGGGTTCGTATCGATTCGGGTTATGTTGAAGGTGGAAAAGTGACACCATTCTATGACCCACTGATTTCAAAGGTGATTGTCCATGCGCCGACGCGAAGTGAGGCAATTGAACGGTCGAAAGCATTTCTTTCACAAGTAGGAGTTGTAGGTTTGAAAACGAATATACCGTTTTTTGATAAGTTTCTAGCATCAGAGGATTTTTTGGCTGGTGACTATTCAACGGCGGTTTTAGCAACGTGGTTCGAAAAACAAAAGGGGGAGACGATAAAATGA